The proteins below come from a single Xiphophorus couchianus chromosome 20, X_couchianus-1.0, whole genome shotgun sequence genomic window:
- the LOC114135324 gene encoding delta-type opioid receptor-like, whose product MTWTVDRMLNSSGPEGPVGNSSSVEQILVPIMDSLILILGVTGHSLVMVILCGRQRRGVGHTGQTPQVSTMGTGTDILLLALSAADLLLLSTIPFYTVSIAMQKWPFGNVMCRLVGFLGSACSSASVFTLAALAVSRYLTVVKPTRAYSLLIPRRVSMIAVLIWVPACSLGAPQLAFRSVGPPREITDGLTCFAFLSHEQQMIYGLFHFLVAFMLPLVTIAVAYGSIYVFLWRGQQAGRAPQVERYQSKVTQTTAMLVLAFTVCWLPSYGLTLALLANPNSGATGATPRYGAFSVFARLMATSSTVMNPILYVLMSQKFRQDLLRIFKRERQKVKNDVVLSVV is encoded by the coding sequence ATGACCTGGACTGTGGACAGGATGCTGAACTCTTCTGGTCCAGAGGGTCCAGTGGGGAACAGCAGCAGCGTGGAGCAGATCCTCGTCCCCATAATGGATTCACTCATTTTGATCCTGGGAGTTACTGGACACAGCTTAGTGATGGTGATCTTGTGTGGACGACAGAGGAGGGGGGTGGGACACACTGGACAAACTCCCCAGGTGTCCACGATGGGCACGGGAACGGACATCCTGCTGCTGGCTCTGAGCGCTGCAGATCTGCTTCTGCTCTCCACGATTCCCTTCTACACGGTCTCCATAGCCATGCAGAAGTGGCCGTTTGGGAACGTCATGTGCCGTCTGGTGGGCTTCCTGGGATCTGCCTGCTCGTCCGCCAGCGTCTTCACCCTGGCGGCGCTGGCCGTCTCTCGTTATCTGACTGTGGTGAAACCCACCAGAGCATACAGCCTGCTCATCCCTCGCAGGGTCTCCATGATCGCCGTCCTCATCTGGGTCCCAGCCTGCTCCCTCGGAGCCCCTCAGTTGGCTTTCCGCTCCGTGGGACCCCCTCGAGAAATCACTGACGGCCTCACTTGCTTTGCCTTCCTATCTCACGAGCAGCAGATGATTTATGGACTGTTTCACTTCCTCGTAGCCTTCATGCTTCCACTGGTCACCATCGCAGTGGCATACGGCAGCATCTACGTGTTCCTATGGCGGGGCCAGCAAGCTGGCAGGGCCCCCCAAGTCGAGCGCTATCAAAGCAAAGTGACTCAGACAACAGCCATGCTGGTGCTGGCCTTTACTGTGTGCTGGCTGCCCTCGTATGGACTGACGCTGGCCTTACTGGCCAATCCAAACTCGGGGGCCACTGGGGCCACGCCGCGTTATGGCGCCTTTAGTGTGTTTGCTCGCCTAATGGCAACCTCTTCTACGGTGATGAACCCTATCCTCTACGTCCTGATGTCCCAAAAGTTCAGACAGGATCTGCTGAGAATTTTCAAACGGGAACGGCAAAAAGTAAAGAACGATGTGGTGTTGTCTGTTGTCTGA